A DNA window from Bacteroides cellulosilyticus contains the following coding sequences:
- a CDS encoding ankyrin repeat domain-containing protein, whose amino-acid sequence MNELYQKIEKYITQGNSIALEKILRENSTLNLNDGELYNLNPPLYRAAKLGLYDICKILIDYGADVNYTKDHIFYPLEGAASSNNIDIVKLLLDNNADVNGYDLVKLSAIGTACTKGHYDMMAYLVECGADINRLNIGLYLSPLDLAIIWKHEHLFNYLIENGALSNVNRDYDWTSENGGGISAHIDYYIGRVIPNRFNILSNGTFNRIAITNSNSNVLLYTIGNYRYSNPSTEFIMILPLGWNPYSRIAPSNLPYLIMEWLSLWLQNGRIFFDGEFIPLDKICDNTQLEYSGFHVVEYNYTTLECDKNDNSVTLFTLIPQKKKKNSHYELTSVLLEKLKKKKWKTLEWTSLPIL is encoded by the coding sequence ATGAATGAATTGTATCAAAAAATTGAGAAATACATAACACAAGGTAATAGTATTGCTTTGGAAAAAATTTTGCGAGAAAATAGCACATTGAATTTAAATGATGGAGAATTGTATAATTTAAATCCACCGCTATATCGAGCTGCAAAATTGGGCTTATATGATATTTGTAAAATTCTTATTGATTATGGCGCTGATGTCAATTATACAAAAGATCATATATTCTATCCTTTAGAAGGTGCCGCATCTTCTAATAATATTGATATTGTAAAATTATTATTAGACAATAATGCAGATGTAAATGGATACGATTTAGTAAAACTTTCTGCAATTGGAACAGCTTGCACAAAAGGGCATTATGATATGATGGCGTATCTTGTTGAGTGTGGAGCAGATATAAATAGATTAAATATCGGATTATATCTGAGTCCGTTGGATTTAGCTATAATATGGAAACATGAACATCTATTTAACTATCTAATTGAAAATGGAGCATTATCAAATGTAAATAGGGATTATGATTGGACTTCAGAAAATGGGGGAGGAATATCCGCCCACATAGATTACTATATTGGAAGAGTAATACCAAATCGCTTCAATATTTTGTCAAATGGGACATTTAATAGAATTGCAATAACAAATAGTAACAGCAACGTACTCTTATATACCATAGGTAATTATAGGTATAGCAATCCATCAACAGAATTTATAATGATTTTACCATTAGGTTGGAATCCATATTCAAGAATTGCACCTTCAAATTTACCTTATTTGATTATGGAATGGTTGTCTCTATGGTTACAAAATGGTCGTATTTTTTTCGATGGAGAATTTATTCCTCTTGATAAAATATGTGATAATACACAATTGGAGTATTCGGGTTTTCATGTTGTTGAATATAATTACACAACATTAGAATGTGATAAAAATGACAATTCAGTTACATTGTTTACTCTAATTCCTCAAAAAAAGAAAAAAAATTCTCATTACGAACTTACATCTGTACTCTTAGAAAAATTGAAGAAAAAAAAATGGAAAACATTGGAATGGACATCTCTTCCAATATTATAA
- a CDS encoding DUF6531 domain-containing protein has product MVVGVDVHVTTAPPFNPIHPYIGMVMDPADYIPFLGTNVSVNGLKRGVSDTGGMIIPLMHIPLAGPFAMASMIGHESMNFFASQTVFCDGSRMSPKGHMVMTCNDVGIPLSASFSKKGKKTKLIPSLFAPTSFSLPVPTGKPVMVGGPYVPDWGGMLTGLAASIGFSSLMKLGGKGLGKALKTFNHKVLKNTNIQKRFPSTKKLSAYLCRNGFEPVNLVNGVVVYEGTDFGFPSPLPLEWTRAWYSDSEYEGWLGHGVHCCYDRTVESFEDEGVTMLRMEDGRAVAFPPIAPGGEFYMRTERTTLRRTEKGYEAYSHDSLLTYRFDMRDGGAWRMTRIENPDGLHIQLRFSNGRFSGVSDPAGRTVHAATDTKGRVTSLSFVTGKGEERLVSYTYDESGNMTGITDAMDKTTEMSYSGHLMTEKTDRNGDTYRWEYDSKGRCVHTYGTDGMMEGRIEYHPSEGYNLVTDSTGGTTTYRYTPDQLVTSEIDPLGNETRHSYTDFMEPYRTIDPEGGVTGYSYDNDGNLTGVTYPDGSGEMYIYDDKGRLSIHVDREGGKTVRLYDTERPHLVSRFIDRDGGVTEFTYDSHGQPVGVGKGYRRSELSYDGSLNLVSWHEDGRLLGGWKHDARGRLIERSSPGNRTEFYVYDALDRLRRIDARDGNVIHLGYDSYDSITEARDARRHVRMGYNSVGSMTWREEGGNRVSFRYDGMDRLREVVNEAGAGYVFRRDLAGNISSEKDYGGIERIYHRDGCGRVTRIDRPGGRSTAYTYDTMGRVLAAEYHDGTKEEYGYDRNGLMATADNGEARMVFERDPMGRVTKETMGLPGGDRFMEVMSVESEYNAYGERTRVGSSLGADTELSYDRLGLVERIKATVGKPEADEASAYGDAGGDVRPWESTIGRDDAGREVERFATGGIRITTDYNDMGLVRSRHVRSGNRHTGWRSYRWDVGARLMSMRGNLSPEPVIFDYDSMCNLVRGDYSMHESVFRTPDKVGNLYREDGCKGREYDRGGRLLWDGEYHYRYDCEGNLVHKSRRDVSVPENGNTGKKGWLGMLFSADDADNKGNSRETDPFACWQPGDTCYEWQANGMLAGVRTPDGRTVTFGYDALGRRVSKRTGDTVHRFGWDGNVVLHEWDTDEALRPRLVTDETGREEYDGTEKPDNLVTWVYDGTSFTPVAKVTGGERYTIVHDYLGTPTQAYDSKGELVWEMLLDVYGKVKECHGDRTLVPFRYQGQYEDGETGLYYNRFRYYSPGMGMYISSDPIGLAGNNPTLYGYVEDVNIWLDSWGLTKYVVYQAPELDSVGNPTGNIYTGRTRGSDEMSTQQILNKRKSNHHRNLGELVPVFETNSYEAVRGGEHYYITETRKSGKAADQINGIANRNFGKNGKKLKGDIYMDAFYSENPSLRPNSCN; this is encoded by the coding sequence ATGGTAGTCGGAGTTGACGTTCATGTGACGACAGCTCCCCCTTTCAATCCCATCCACCCCTACATAGGTATGGTGATGGACCCCGCCGACTACATACCGTTCCTCGGCACGAACGTGAGCGTGAACGGGCTGAAGCGCGGCGTCTCGGACACGGGCGGCATGATTATCCCCCTGATGCACATCCCGCTTGCCGGACCTTTCGCCATGGCTTCGATGATCGGGCACGAGAGCATGAACTTCTTCGCCTCGCAGACCGTGTTCTGCGACGGCAGCCGCATGAGTCCGAAGGGTCACATGGTGATGACGTGCAACGACGTGGGCATACCGCTGTCTGCATCATTCAGTAAAAAAGGGAAAAAGACCAAACTTATACCGAGCCTTTTCGCCCCGACCTCCTTTTCCCTTCCTGTTCCCACAGGCAAGCCCGTCATGGTAGGCGGTCCCTATGTCCCCGACTGGGGCGGAATGCTGACGGGACTCGCGGCGAGCATAGGGTTCAGCTCCCTGATGAAGCTCGGAGGCAAGGGACTTGGCAAGGCACTAAAGACATTCAACCACAAAGTTCTTAAGAATACCAACATACAGAAGCGTTTCCCCTCGACGAAGAAGCTGAGCGCATACTTGTGCAGGAACGGCTTCGAGCCTGTGAACCTCGTTAACGGAGTTGTGGTTTACGAGGGCACGGACTTCGGCTTCCCGTCACCGCTTCCGCTGGAATGGACCCGGGCATGGTACTCCGATTCGGAGTACGAGGGCTGGCTGGGCCATGGCGTACACTGCTGCTATGACCGCACGGTGGAAAGTTTCGAGGACGAGGGCGTGACGATGCTCCGCATGGAGGACGGCCGTGCCGTCGCTTTCCCGCCGATAGCACCGGGCGGCGAGTTCTACATGCGCACGGAACGCACGACGCTGCGCCGCACCGAAAAAGGCTACGAGGCATACAGCCATGACAGCCTGCTCACATACCGCTTCGACATGCGGGACGGCGGCGCATGGCGCATGACGCGCATAGAAAACCCCGACGGGCTTCATATACAGCTCCGTTTCAGCAACGGCAGGTTCTCCGGAGTGAGCGACCCCGCCGGACGCACGGTACACGCCGCCACCGACACGAAGGGACGCGTCACGAGCCTGTCGTTCGTCACCGGCAAGGGAGAAGAGCGTCTGGTGTCGTACACCTACGACGAATCCGGCAACATGACGGGCATCACCGACGCCATGGACAAGACCACGGAGATGTCGTATAGCGGCCACCTGATGACGGAGAAGACCGACCGCAACGGCGACACCTACCGCTGGGAATACGACAGCAAGGGACGGTGCGTCCATACCTACGGCACGGACGGCATGATGGAGGGACGTATCGAGTACCACCCGTCCGAAGGCTACAACCTCGTGACCGACTCCACGGGCGGCACGACCACCTACCGATATACTCCCGACCAGCTTGTGACCTCCGAGATCGACCCGCTCGGCAACGAGACGCGCCACAGCTACACGGACTTCATGGAGCCTTACCGCACCATCGACCCCGAGGGCGGCGTCACGGGCTACAGTTACGACAATGACGGCAACCTCACCGGTGTCACATACCCCGACGGCAGCGGCGAGATGTACATATACGACGACAAGGGACGGCTGAGCATCCACGTGGACCGTGAGGGCGGCAAGACCGTCCGCCTGTACGACACGGAGCGTCCGCACCTTGTCAGCCGCTTCATAGACCGTGACGGCGGCGTCACGGAGTTCACCTACGACAGCCACGGCCAGCCCGTGGGCGTCGGCAAGGGATACCGCCGCTCCGAACTGTCCTACGACGGCTCGCTGAACCTCGTGTCATGGCACGAGGACGGAAGGCTGCTCGGCGGCTGGAAGCATGATGCCAGGGGCAGGCTCATCGAGCGAAGCTCTCCCGGCAACCGCACGGAGTTCTACGTGTATGACGCCCTGGACCGCCTGCGGCGCATAGACGCCCGTGACGGTAACGTCATACACCTCGGCTACGACAGCTATGACAGCATCACGGAGGCGCGTGACGCGCGACGCCATGTCCGCATGGGCTACAACTCCGTGGGAAGCATGACATGGCGCGAGGAAGGCGGGAACAGGGTGAGCTTCCGCTACGACGGGATGGACCGCCTGCGCGAGGTGGTCAACGAGGCCGGTGCCGGGTATGTCTTCAGGCGCGACCTTGCGGGCAACATATCGTCGGAAAAGGACTACGGCGGCATAGAGCGCATATACCACAGGGACGGTTGCGGACGTGTGACACGCATAGATCGTCCCGGGGGGCGCAGCACCGCCTACACATACGACACCATGGGACGCGTGCTCGCAGCCGAGTACCACGACGGCACGAAAGAGGAATACGGCTACGACAGGAACGGGCTGATGGCCACCGCCGACAACGGTGAGGCGCGCATGGTGTTCGAACGCGACCCGATGGGGCGTGTGACAAAGGAGACGATGGGGCTTCCCGGAGGTGACAGGTTCATGGAGGTCATGTCGGTGGAGTCGGAATACAACGCATACGGCGAGCGCACCCGTGTGGGAAGCTCACTGGGAGCCGACACGGAGCTGTCATATGACAGGCTCGGACTTGTCGAAAGGATAAAGGCCACCGTCGGGAAACCGGAAGCGGATGAAGCGTCCGCATACGGCGACGCCGGAGGGGACGTCCGGCCATGGGAAAGCACCATAGGCAGGGACGATGCCGGGCGTGAGGTGGAGCGTTTCGCAACAGGAGGGATAAGGATCACCACGGACTACAACGACATGGGGCTTGTCCGCTCGCGCCACGTGCGTTCGGGTAACCGCCACACGGGTTGGAGAAGCTACCGCTGGGACGTGGGCGCGAGGCTGATGTCGATGCGCGGCAACCTGTCACCGGAGCCGGTCATCTTCGACTACGACTCGATGTGCAACCTCGTCAGGGGCGACTACTCCATGCACGAGAGCGTCTTCCGCACCCCCGACAAGGTGGGCAACCTGTACCGGGAGGACGGATGCAAGGGGCGCGAGTATGACCGTGGCGGACGTCTGCTGTGGGACGGAGAGTACCATTACCGCTACGACTGCGAGGGCAACCTCGTACACAAGAGCCGCAGGGATGTGTCCGTTCCGGAAAACGGGAATACCGGAAAGAAGGGATGGCTCGGTATGCTGTTCTCTGCGGATGATGCCGACAACAAGGGCAACAGCCGTGAGACCGACCCGTTCGCCTGCTGGCAGCCGGGTGACACCTGCTACGAGTGGCAGGCCAACGGTATGCTTGCCGGGGTGAGGACTCCCGACGGCAGGACGGTAACGTTCGGCTATGACGCCCTCGGCAGACGGGTGTCAAAAAGGACTGGCGACACCGTGCACCGTTTCGGATGGGACGGCAACGTGGTGCTGCACGAATGGGACACCGACGAAGCCCTGAGACCGAGGCTCGTCACGGACGAGACCGGGCGCGAGGAATACGACGGCACGGAGAAGCCGGACAACCTCGTTACATGGGTGTATGACGGAACATCGTTCACGCCTGTGGCGAAGGTCACGGGCGGGGAACGCTACACGATAGTGCATGACTACCTGGGTACACCGACGCAGGCATACGACAGCAAGGGAGAGCTTGTCTGGGAGATGCTGCTGGATGTGTACGGCAAGGTGAAGGAATGCCATGGGGACCGAACGCTCGTACCGTTCCGCTATCAGGGACAGTACGAGGATGGAGAAACAGGACTGTATTACAACAGGTTCAGGTACTACTCTCCGGGTATGGGGATGTATATTTCTTCTGATCCCATTGGATTGGCAGGAAATAATCCTACTCTCTATGGGTATGTCGAAGATGTCAATATATGGCTTGATTCGTGGGGATTAACAAAATATGTTGTATATCAAGCACCAGAGTTAGATAGTGTGGGAAATCCAACGGGGAATATATATACAGGAAGAACAAGAGGTTCTGATGAAATGTCCACACAACAAATTTTAAATAAAAGAAAATCTAATCATCATAGAAATTTGGGAGAACTGGTACCTGTTTTTGAAACTAATAGTTATGAAGCCGTAAGAGGTGGAGAACATTATTATATAACTGAAACTCGTAAATCAGGAAAAGCGGCGGATCAAATTAATGGTATTGCAAATAGGAACTTTGGTAAGAATGGTAAGAAGCTTAAAGGTGATATATATATGGATGCCTTTTATTCTGAAAATCCATCTTTAAGACCTAATTCTTGTAATTAA
- a CDS encoding RHS repeat-associated core domain-containing protein produces MVVGVDVHVTTAPPFNPIHPYIGMVMDPADYIPFLGTNVSVNGLKRGVSDTGGMIIPLMHIPLAGPFAMASMIGHESMNFFASQTVFCDGSRMSPKGHMVMTCNDVGIPLSAGIGKNKAGKTRLIPSLFAPTSFSPPVPTGKPVMVGGPYVPDWGGMLTGLAASIGFSSLMKLGGKGLGKALKTFNHKVLKNTDIQKRFPSTKKLSAYLCKNGFEPVNLVNGIVVYEGTDFSFPSPLPLEWSRAWYSDSEYEGWLGHGVHCCYDRTVESFEDEGVTMLRMEDGRAVAFPPIAPGGEFYMRTERTTLRRTEKGYEAYSHDSLLTYRFDMRDGGAWRMTRIENPDGLHIQLRFSNGRFSGVSDPAGRTVHAATDTKGRVTSLSFVTGKGEERLVSYTYDESGNMTGITDAMDKTTEMSYSGHLMTEKTDRNGDTYRWEYDSKGRCVHTYGTDGMMEGRIEYHPSEGYNLVTDSTGGTTTYRYTPDQLVTSEIDPLGNETRHSYTDFMEPYRTIDPEGGVTGYSYDNDGNLTGVTYPDGSGEMYIYDDKGRLSIHVDREGGKTVRLYDTERPHLVSRFIDRDGGVTEFTYDSHGQPVGVGKGYRRSELSYDGSLNLVSWHEDGRLLGGWKHDARGRLIERSSPGNRTEFYVYDALDRLRRIDARDGNVIHLGYDSYDSITEARDARRHVRMGYNSVGSMTWREEGGNRVSFRYDGMDRLREVVNEAGAGYVFRRDLAGNISSEKDYGGIERIYHRDGCGRVTRIDRPGGRSTAYTYDTMGRVLAAEYHDGTKEEYGYDRNGLMATADNGEARMVFERDPMGRVTKETMGLPGGDRFMEVMSVESEYNAYGERTRVGSSLGADTELSYDRLGLVERIKATVGKPEADEASAYGDAGGDVRPWESTIGRDDAGREVERFATGGIRITTDYNDMGLVRSRHVRSGNRHTGWRSYRWDVGARLMSMRGNLSPEPVIFDYDSMCNLVRGDYSMYESVFRTPDKVGNLYREDGCKGREYDRGGRLLWDGEYHYRYDCEGNLVHKSRRDVSVPENGNTGKKGWLGMLFSADDADNKDNSRETDPFVVWQPGDTCYEWQANGMLAGVRTPDGRTVTFGYDALGRRVSKRTGDTVHRFGWDGNVVLHEWDTDEALRPRLVTDETGREEYDGMEKPANLVTWVYDGTSFTPVAKVTDGERYTIVHDYLGTPTQAYDSKGELVWEMLLDVYGRVAECHGDRMLVPFRYQGQYEDEETGLYYNRFRYYSPDMGMYISSDPIGLAGNNPTLYGYVQDVNTWMDPWGLDCSKDAQKLRANMIAAGKVEPPYPNAAHHIVLSNSNDWRMVSLRGKMEAFGIDINDADNGIFLPRSSSVKEQFAIDEIAHSRVHTEQYKQSIYDILSPTKSEEEFRQNLKSIRF; encoded by the coding sequence ATGGTAGTCGGGGTTGACGTCCATGTGACGACAGCTCCCCCCTTCAATCCCATCCACCCTTACATAGGTATGGTGATGGACCCCGCCGACTACATACCGTTCCTCGGCACGAACGTGAGCGTGAACGGGCTGAAGCGCGGCGTCTCGGACACGGGCGGCATGATTATCCCCCTGATGCACATCCCGCTTGCCGGACCTTTCGCCATGGCTTCGATGATCGGGCACGAGAGCATGAACTTCTTCGCCTCGCAGACCGTGTTCTGCGACGGCAGCCGCATGAGTCCGAAAGGGCACATGGTAATGACGTGCAACGACGTGGGCATACCGCTGTCGGCAGGCATAGGCAAGAACAAGGCCGGAAAGACACGGCTCATACCGAGCCTTTTCGCCCCGACCTCCTTTTCCCCCCCTGTCCCCACGGGCAAGCCCGTCATGGTGGGCGGCCCCTATGTCCCCGACTGGGGCGGAATGCTGACGGGACTCGCGGCGAGCATAGGGTTCAGCTCCCTGATGAAGCTCGGAGGCAAGGGACTTGGCAAGGCACTAAAGACATTCAACCACAAAGTTCTCAAGAATACCGACATACAGAAGCGTTTCCCCTCGACGAAGAAGCTGAGCGCATACTTGTGCAAAAATGGCTTCGAGCCTGTGAACCTCGTTAACGGAATTGTGGTTTACGAGGGCACGGACTTCAGCTTCCCGTCACCGCTTCCGCTGGAATGGAGCCGGGCATGGTACTCCGATTCGGAGTACGAGGGCTGGCTGGGCCATGGCGTACACTGCTGCTATGACCGCACGGTGGAAAGTTTCGAGGACGAGGGCGTGACGATGCTCCGCATGGAGGACGGCCGTGCTGTCGCTTTCCCGCCGATAGCACCGGGCGGCGAGTTCTACATGCGCACGGAACGCACGACGCTGCGCCGCACCGAAAAAGGCTACGAGGCATACAGCCATGACAGCCTGCTCACATACCGTTTCGACATGCGGGACGGCGGTGCGTGGCGCATGACGCGCATAGAAAACCCCGACGGGCTTCATATACAGCTCCGTTTCAGCAACGGCAGGTTCTCCGGAGTGAGCGACCCCGCCGGACGCACGGTACACGCCGCCACCGACACGAAGGGACGCGTCACGAGCCTGTCGTTCGTCACCGGCAAGGGAGAAGAGCGTCTGGTGTCGTACACCTACGACGAATCCGGCAACATGACGGGCATCACCGACGCCATGGACAAGACCACGGAGATGTCGTATAGCGGCCACCTGATGACGGAGAAGACCGACCGCAACGGCGACACCTACCGCTGGGAATACGACAGCAAGGGACGGTGCGTCCATACCTACGGCACGGACGGCATGATGGAGGGACGTATCGAGTACCACCCGTCCGAAGGCTACAACCTCGTGACCGACTCCACGGGCGGCACGACCACCTACCGATATACTCCCGACCAGCTTGTGACCTCCGAGATCGACCCGCTCGGCAACGAGACGCGCCACAGCTACACGGACTTCATGGAGCCTTACCGCACCATCGACCCCGAGGGCGGCGTCACGGGCTACAGTTACGACAATGACGGCAACCTCACCGGTGTCACATACCCCGACGGCAGCGGCGAGATGTACATATACGACGACAAGGGACGGCTGAGCATCCACGTGGACCGTGAGGGCGGCAAGACCGTCCGCCTGTACGACACGGAGCGTCCGCACCTTGTCAGCCGCTTCATAGACCGTGACGGCGGCGTCACGGAGTTCACCTACGACAGCCACGGCCAGCCCGTGGGCGTCGGCAAGGGATACCGCCGCTCCGAACTGTCCTACGACGGCTCGCTGAACCTCGTGTCATGGCACGAGGACGGAAGGCTGCTCGGCGGCTGGAAGCATGATGCCAGGGGCAGGCTCATCGAGCGAAGCTCTCCCGGCAACCGCACGGAGTTCTACGTGTATGACGCCCTGGACCGCCTGCGGCGCATAGACGCCCGTGACGGTAACGTCATACACCTCGGCTACGACAGCTATGACAGCATCACGGAGGCGCGTGACGCGCGACGCCATGTCCGCATGGGCTACAACTCCGTGGGAAGCATGACATGGCGCGAGGAAGGCGGGAACAGGGTGAGCTTCCGCTACGACGGGATGGACCGCCTGCGCGAGGTGGTCAACGAGGCCGGTGCCGGGTATGTCTTCAGGCGCGACCTTGCGGGCAACATATCGTCGGAAAAGGACTACGGCGGCATAGAGCGCATATACCACAGGGACGGTTGCGGACGTGTGACACGCATAGATCGTCCCGGGGGGCGCAGCACCGCCTACACATACGACACCATGGGACGCGTGCTCGCAGCCGAGTACCACGACGGCACGAAAGAGGAATACGGCTACGACAGGAACGGGCTGATGGCCACCGCCGACAACGGTGAGGCGCGCATGGTGTTCGAACGCGACCCGATGGGGCGTGTGACAAAGGAGACGATGGGGCTTCCCGGAGGTGACAGGTTCATGGAGGTCATGTCGGTGGAGTCGGAATACAACGCATACGGCGAGCGCACCCGTGTGGGAAGCTCACTGGGAGCCGACACGGAGCTGTCATATGACAGGCTCGGACTTGTCGAAAGGATAAAGGCCACCGTCGGGAAACCGGAAGCGGATGAAGCGTCCGCATACGGCGACGCCGGAGGGGACGTCCGGCCATGGGAAAGCACCATAGGCAGGGACGATGCCGGGCGTGAGGTGGAGCGTTTCGCAACAGGAGGGATAAGGATCACCACGGACTACAACGACATGGGGCTTGTCCGCTCGCGCCACGTGCGTTCGGGCAACCGCCACACGGGTTGGAGAAGCTACCGCTGGGACGTGGGCGCGAGGCTGATGTCGATGCGCGGCAACCTGTCACCGGAGCCGGTCATCTTCGACTACGACTCGATGTGCAACCTCGTCAGGGGCGACTACTCCATGTATGAGAGCGTCTTCCGCACCCCCGACAAGGTGGGCAACCTGTACCGGGAGGACGGATGCAAGGGGCGCGAGTATGACCGTGGCGGACGGCTGCTGTGGGACGGCGAGTACCATTACCGCTACGACTGCGAGGGCAACCTCGTACACAAGAGCCGCAGGGATGTGTCCGTTCCGGAAAACGGGAATACCGGAAAGAAGGGATGGCTCGGTATGCTGTTCTCTGCGGATGATGCCGACAACAAGGACAACAGCCGTGAGACTGACCCGTTCGTCGTCTGGCAGCCGGGCGACACCTGCTACGAATGGCAGGCCAACGGTATGCTTGCCGGGGTGAGGACTCCCGACGGCAGGACGGTCACGTTCGGCTATGACGCCCTCGGCAGACGGGTGTCAAAGAGGACGGGCGACACCGTACACCGTTTCGGGTGGGACGGCAACGTGGTGCTGCACGAATGGGATACCGACGAAGCCCTGAGACCGAGGCTCGTCACGGACGAGACCGGGCGCGAGGAATACGACGGAATGGAGAAGCCGGCCAACCTCGTTACATGGGTGTATGACGGAACATCGTTCACGCCTGTGGCGAAGGTCACGGACGGGGAACGCTACACGATAGTGCATGATTACCTCGGTACGCCGACGCAGGCATACGACAGCAAGGGAGAACTTGTCTGGGAGATGCTGCTGGACGTGTACGGCAGGGTGGCGGAATGCCATGGGGACCGGATGCTCGTGCCGTTCAGGTATCAGGGACAGTATGAGGATGAAGAAACGGGACTGTATTACAACAGGTTCAGGTACTACTCGCCGGATATGGGGATGTATATTTCTTCTGACCCCATTGGGCTGGCGGGTAACAACCCGACACTCTATGGGTATGTGCAGGATGTGAATACGTGGATGGATCCGTGGGGACTGGATTGCTCTAAGGACGCACAAAAATTACGAGCTAACATGATCGCCGCTGGAAAAGTAGAGCCACCTTATCCCAATGCAGCACACCATATAGTTCTGTCTAATTCAAATGATTGGAGGATGGTTAGTCTTAGAGGTAAAATGGAAGCATTTGGTATAGATATAAATGATGCTGATAATGGTATCTTTTTGCCACGAAGTTCTTCCGTTAAAGAGCAATTTGCCATTGATGAAATAGCTCATAGTAGAGTTCATACAGAACAATATAAACAATCTATTTATGATATCTTAAGTCCGACTAAAAGTGAAGAAGAATTTAGACAAAATTTAAAAAGTATAAGATTCTAA
- a CDS encoding Imm26 family immunity protein, translating to MMKKSEYGNIYEILLSNNTYVYVCLIEENSFGIFNYISKEPAQLNHLLSLGFKTYKACKETAIRRKIWRLVGHIDLDKENIKLPDLVIFQSWNKSLSLQQSKIMRHGNLTTISNDEYLSLLRQGYIYGFFENNNKFEQWILDNINEYPNNQDILPI from the coding sequence ATGATGAAAAAGTCAGAATACGGAAATATATATGAGATATTATTGTCTAATAATACTTATGTGTACGTATGTTTAATCGAAGAAAACAGCTTTGGTATTTTTAATTATATTTCAAAAGAACCTGCTCAATTAAATCATCTATTATCTTTAGGATTTAAAACATATAAAGCATGTAAAGAGACTGCTATTAGAAGAAAAATATGGAGATTGGTAGGTCACATTGATTTGGATAAAGAAAATATCAAATTACCAGATTTAGTTATATTTCAAAGTTGGAATAAATCACTTAGTTTACAACAGTCGAAAATTATGAGACATGGTAATTTGACAACAATTTCTAATGATGAATATTTATCTTTACTACGCCAAGGATACATCTATGGTTTTTTCGAAAATAACAATAAGTTTGAACAATGGATATTAGATAATATTAATGAATATCCAAACAATCAGGACATATTGCCAATATAA